Proteins encoded in a region of the Anopheles ziemanni chromosome 2, idAnoZiCoDA_A2_x.2, whole genome shotgun sequence genome:
- the LOC131282420 gene encoding RNA polymerase II elongation factor Ell-like — protein sequence MAALCAGNYGLSQQGSLNDENKELIFVKLTDSALRAIEEFQRTQAKLGTSHNPSIQFLQNGQGFLSFPSGGNNVQKFNFSITDIDTGSIECIQQTQGQLQNMGHIPHKMRIHANDDVYETTRHRLAAAEENQKNKCTREIKPNQTDIGRKVKLKNPTIRNIPSSNPAVVNKRDSIYNNNTVNKTSSASANQLSSNNNLNSYVATSPKVSKTNGLHQSSIPSQQQQQQQQQPLQQQQQQQQQQQQQQQQHPHQQNNHQHLAPSQNPLPPVQPKPGYQHTVHDPPHQQHQQQQAALKQSENTSVQNRVVNGRKTGNSDYMKCNIKERLIHMLALKPYKRPELLVKLQQDGVRKEEMKCTQQILKSISSTRDGVLILHRNIWNEVQDDWPFYSEHDRQAVKRRRPQNLTPPLSSDGGSSTSGQSPSSTHNGNSPQSGNKRSIVAGSEEVGSAPTAKKPRISHYKKDNFSDHISRRGITDSRDSSNMNPRSREHEEPNLHHNHQHHHQHHLHHSIRSSHYYGPNLTPNAQDSEDGVSLSYSLVPNDVAKRIVPSVCETEPEREPFDTGYHLDGAQQINGGGEDDFVKQFTRITSVEQRRRYKTEFDNEYKEYRRLHEVLENASRKFAQYEEDLLHEPKDTQRYKEIQMKILKEYDKSIKNVKFQQDKERFNYLHKKLSHIKLLVRDYDTSITNGLCRPQENY from the exons GCAAAATTGGGCACTTCGCACAACCCGTCGATACAGTTTCTTCAGAATGGGCAAGGTTTTTTGTCGTTTCCTTCCGGTGGCAACAATGTACAGAAATTCAACTTCTCTATCACCGACATCGATACTGGCTCGATCGAATGCATCCAGCAGACCCAGGGTCAGCTGCAGAATATGGGCCATATTCCACATAAGATGCGAATACACGCCAACGATGATGTCTACGAAACAACTAGGCATAGGTTGGCGGCTGCCGAGGAAAATCAAAAGAATAAGTG CACAAGAGAAATCAAACCCAATCAAACAGATATCGGGCGTAAGGTGAAGTTAAAAAATCCAACCATCCGCAACATTCCTAGCAGTAATCCAGCAGTCGTAAACAAACGTGATTCTATATATAACAACAATACTGTGAATAAGACATCCTCCGCATCAGCGAATCAGCTATCGTCTAATAATAATCTAAATAGTTACGTAGCGACATCACCAAAAGTAAGTAAAACTAACGGCCTGCATCAGTCGTCTATACcgtcgcagcagcaacagcagcagcagcaacagccattgcagcagcagcagcagcagcagcagcagcagcagcagcagcagcagcaacatccgcACCAACAAAATAACCACCAACACTTGGCGCCATCACAAAATCCGTTGCCCCCGGTGCAACCAAAGCCGGGATACCAGCATACGGTCCATGACCCaccgcaccagcagcaccagcagcagcaagcggcTTTGAAGCAATCGGAAAACACTAGTGTCCAGAACAGGGTAGTGAATGGGAGGAAAACTGGCAATTCCGATTACATGAAATGCAATATAAA AGAACGGTTAATCCATATGCTTGCGCTTAAGCCATACAAACGACCAGAACTGCTTGTTAAATTGCAGCAAG ATGGTGTAAGAAAGGAGGAAATGAAGTGCACTCAGCAGATACTGAAATCCATCTCCAGTACCCGGGATGGGGTACTCATACTCCATCGGAATATTTGGAACGAGGTGCAGGACGACTGGCCGTTTTATTCAGAGCACGACCGGCAAGCTGTCAAGCG GAGACGACCACAGAATCTGACTCCTCCGCTGAGCTCCGACGGTGGTTCGTCCACTTCCGGGCAAAGTCCGTCCAGTACACACAACGGTAACAGTCCACAATCGGGCAATAAACGCTCTATAGTCGCCGGCAGTGAAGAAGTTGGCTCTGCGCCGACTGCCAAAAAGCCGCGAATTAGTCATTACAAGAAGGATAACTTTTCGGATCATATAAG TAGACGCGGCATAACTGACTCCAGAGACAGTAGCAATATGAATCCGCGTTCGAGGGAACATGAAGAACCGAACctccaccacaaccaccaacaccaccaccaacatcatcttcatcattccATCCGTTCGTCTCACTATTACGG ACCTAACCTAACGCCAAATGCCCAGGATTCCGAAGACGGTGTCAGTTTGAGCTACTCACTCGTACCGAACGATGTTGCCAAACGGATAGTGCCATCGGTGTGTGAAACGGAACCTGAACGGGAACCATTCGATACGGGCTACCATCTGGACGGTGCGCAGCAGATAAACGGCGGGGGAGAAGATGATTTTGT TAAGCAGTTCACAAGAATAACATCAGTTGAGCAACGGCGTAGGTACAAGACTGAATTTGACAACGAATATAAGGAATACCGTCGACTGCATGAGGTTTTGGAGAATGCTTCAAGGAAATTTGCGCAGTATGAGGAAGACCTGTTGCACGAACCGAAGGACACACAACGATACaag GAAAtccaaatgaaaatattaaaagaatACGACAAAAGTATTAAAAACGTCAAGTTTCAGCAGGATAAAGAACG GTTTAACTATCTACACAAAAAACTGTCTCACATCAAACTGCTGGTTCGCGACTACGATACCTCCATAACCAATGGTTTGTGCAGGCCGCAGGAGAATTACTGA